In Pygocentrus nattereri isolate fPygNat1 chromosome 26, fPygNat1.pri, whole genome shotgun sequence, one genomic interval encodes:
- the LOC108427649 gene encoding C2 calcium-dependent domain-containing protein 6-like gives MEVIWKQDAAVCAVLCSVLGADSISQVSKFKLREKKEEAEQVCPPRKLIPRGTPTGVLTVHLKTCSAFSKNAPVKKGTWATVRVTIGGMVKYCMQQPYSDPMCFNEWKHFSLQIQEEVFGVNQSSLMVVELIISEPDTAALRIIGRGSIKLQEILKKSSVSHQFDLRLGRQKVCKLDAELAFTYGSLGYGYSPQIKHAGRTMENLVENSLSPLPS, from the exons ATGGAGGTCATCTGGAAGCAAgatgctgcagtgtgtgctgtCCTCTGTTCAGTCCTTGGTGCAG ATTCCATTTCTCAGGTCAGCAAGTTCAagctgagggaaaaaaaagaggaggCTGAGCAAGTTTGTCCACCACGCAAATTGATACCACGCGGGACGCCG ACAGGGGTCCTGACTGTACACCTCAAGACCTGCAGCGCCTTCAGCAAAAATG CTCCTGTGAAGAAAGGCACTTGGGCTACTGTGCGGGTCACTATTGGGGGAATGGTAAAGTACTGTATGCAGCAGCCCTACAGCGACCCCATGTGCTTCAACGAATGGAAGCACTTTTCCCTACAG ATACAGGAGGAGGTTTTCGGGGTTAATCAGTCAAGCTTAATGGTGGTGGAGCTGATCATTTCTGAGCCTGACACAGCTGCCCTTAGAATCATAGGGAGAGGCAGCATCAAGCTGCAGGAAATCCTTAAG AAATCTTCAGTCAGCCACCAGTTTGACTTGAGGCTTGGACGACAG AAAGTTTGCAAGTTGGATGCAGAGCTGGCGTTCACCTACGGCTCTTTGGGCTATGGATACTCTCCCCAG ATCAAACATGCAGGAAGAACAATGGAGAATCTAGTGGAGAATTCCCTTTCCCCGCTGCCCTCCTGA